CGGCATGTCCAAGAGGCTGCACAGCCCGGCACAGGGCTGGCTTGTCTGCGTGAAATTGGTGGGGCTCGGCCTCCCCGGGGAGCCTGTGGCTGCGCTGCCTGCACGTGGGCTCATTTTGGTCCCTTCCGTGTCCCTCTGCCCATCTCTGGAAAGGTCTTTAGCCTCGGGAGTCGGACTCTCTTTCTCAAACTCTGTGTGTTTTTTGTGGGAGTTGGAAGAGTTTAACTTGGATGGACTCCAGGCCGGGTAGGCCAGGGCAGCTTCTTCCAGTAGGTGTGAGCTTTGATCTTGTGAAATACCAGCAACGGGTGGGGGTCTGAGGCCGTAGGAGGAAAACGCAGACTCTGGTCTATAAAATCCATAAGGAATTGGCAGATTGGAGTGATACTGCTGGAAGAATCTGTAATGGTCGTATGTGGATGGAGCTGGGTTCAGGTGCTTAGGGATCGGCCCTGGGTGAGGCAGGAAATGTCTTTGGTCTTGGGCCCCGTAGATGGACAGCAGGGGGCTGTCACACTCGGGTGAGTTCCCCGCGAGTAGGTACGGTGAGTAGATGGTGGCCAGTCCATGCTCTGTGTAAAAGTGAGGCGGGTACTCTGCGATGGTGGGGTGCACGTACGGCGAAGTGGCACCAAACCCCTTTGTGGATGGGATTTTATGTGGAAACTCAGGTGTGAGGAAAGGTGAGCCAGCTTTCCACGCGTAGCCAGGGGCATGAAAGGCAGACTTAGTGTGGAAGGAGGCAGCTTTGGCTGGGGGCTGGGTCAGGGTCAGCACTTCAGGAGCCTCAGTGAGTTCCTGCCCTTTGAGTCTGTGCTCGCCAACTGGCATGAATGCTGAAGGCCGGGTAGTGCCTTCCAGCACAGGCTGGGTGCCCGCGGTGGCTTCTGGAGCTGGACTCAGGGGTGCTGCTTCCTTGTGGAGAGTGGGCTTCTGTCCGGGGCACCTGTGGGGCCCGCACGCATGCAGGTCCACATTTTCCTTGATGTCATCTTTGGCGAGGCCATGTTGGAGCTTGGTGTCCAGGTGTGAGAGCCCACTTGGGACGGGCttggaggaggtgggctttgcCATGGGGTCGGACTGATTGGTTGGCTTAGGGTCTGAAGAGTTCGGTTTGGAACACTTGGGAATGCGATCTTGCTCGGACACTAAAGTGATGGAATTTTTACAGAGACCGTATTTCATGTGATTAAAAAGATGTGACTTTTCGTTGCAAGTAAAGGGACACTGGAAACACTTGTACTTGAAGGGCTTTCCTGGGGGCCTGGGGATGTAATGTGGCTTTTTTGGTTTTCGCTCTTTGAGAAGGCTCATTTTCCCTCTGTGGTTTGGCGTCTGAGCCCTGCTGGCTCCTGCGTAGTTCAGCTTTGGTGATTTTTAAGGAAGCAGGTCACTGCTTCTCCTTCGCTTTCCTTTCTGAGTGCTTTTACTTGAAGCCGGCTCCACGGGCTGTGGCTGTGACCAGGGAAGTCTCGTTCATTTGGGGACCGGGAGCTGCAATGGAGGAGCAGAGCCTTAGTGTTGGGACGATGGCTGACAGGCTAACAAAGAACCCCGGGGTCACGGAGGAGGTGAAGCAGAGGCCTCTGCAGGTGCAGAGGACGTAAGTGCTCTTGCGCGGCAGGTACGGGACGGGCATCAGCCACCCCTCCTCACTACCCTGGGCGCCACCCCTACGgccttctctgttttctcaaGTCTGGTCCCAGGCGAGTGTGGTTGCAGGAGTGTTTAGTGTCACTTCAGAGAATACCTGTAACTCTTTTGAGTTTTGGGAACCTTTAGCCTGTGATCTGAGGCCTCAGGTGCCAGGAAGGTTGTGGACCCACCAGGCTGAGTGATCACTGAGATCCCACCCCCATCCATGTGCCTGGAGTTTCTGGACTGAGTCCCATCACTGTGCTGGCCTGACTGCTCTAACGTGAACCTGAGGAGGTCCGGGCTCATGCGTGTGTGTGACGTTCACATTTGTGCTCACTGAGAACAAGGCATGTGTGATTGTAACCTTCAGTCCATCTGCCCTATTTAATCACAGTGTTCTGTTCTATGAGGGAGTATTTAAAAgtgaagaatatttaaaaatgccccccccaccccgaccctgtTTCTAAATTCACAAATGAAAAGTCAGCTTTCTGGGTAAGTAGCATTTGTGTTGGCCCAAATACAAACTTAAGTGCTGTGTTTATGTTGATTTGAATGATATTAAGATGCTGTGAGTCAGTGAGTGAGCAGATGTCCTCGTGCACTGCTGCCTTCCACTTGCCCACCTCACAGATGGCATGGAGTGAGTTCACGCACTAGCCCATCCCTGCCTATCCTGGCCTTAACCAAAGGCAGAAAAGCTTAGCAGCCCTCCTGGTAAGAGGAGACcagagtgggacttccctggtgatgcagtggttaagactccacgctcccaatgcagggggtctgggttccatccctggtcagggaactagatcccacatgcatactgcaactaaaagtttgcatgccacaactaaggagcccgtgagctgcaactaaggagcctgcctgccgcaactaagacccggcacaaccaaataaataaataaataaaatttttttaaaaaatagaggaaaccAGAGTGAGTGGTGCCTAATTTTACAGATGGTTGGATCCTGGGAGGAACCCATCCCAGCCTTTAACGTGTACGAAGGGGCTTCTGGATATCTTCCCC
The genomic region above belongs to Phocoena phocoena chromosome 19, mPhoPho1.1, whole genome shotgun sequence and contains:
- the ZNF750 gene encoding zinc finger protein 750; the protein is MSLLKERKPKKPHYIPRPPGKPFKYKCFQCPFTCNEKSHLFNHMKYGLCKNSITLVSEQDRIPKCSKPNSSDPKPTNQSDPMAKPTSSKPVPSGLSHLDTKLQHGLAKDDIKENVDLHACGPHRCPGQKPTLHKEAAPLSPAPEATAGTQPVLEGTTRPSAFMPVGEHRLKGQELTEAPEVLTLTQPPAKAASFHTKSAFHAPGYAWKAGSPFLTPEFPHKIPSTKGFGATSPYVHPTIAEYPPHFYTEHGLATIYSPYLLAGNSPECDSPLLSIYGAQDQRHFLPHPGPIPKHLNPAPSTYDHYRFFQQYHSNLPIPYGFYRPESAFSSYGLRPPPVAGISQDQSSHLLEEAALAYPAWSPSKLNSSNSHKKHTEFEKESPTPEAKDLSRDGQRDTEGTKMSPRAGSAATGSPGRPSPTNFTQTSQPCAGLCSLLDMPASGAPGSLHPPEQSLTAFKPVKKNMERPHSQAPENRAASPESLEAVNADALAQMGSLEAAPSSPEDDSRAAPLNLSTKPEAEPATTHTTAYGEFVEPQDAPLNLSVKDPCNALTSRPSVRSCPRGAEPAAAPTPTPAPQSETASSGAGPDPSSAEIPVPSPAGKAQDTRSADSDEQKQTAAVALCQLAAYSPGNVEPAAQEPACQVDAPTPRVPESQEAHCDLRPKGQKRTSPRDAGKAQQGIKKAKPSDTARVFTLRKRTRVS